Below is a window of Streptomyces sp. NBC_01429 DNA.
CAGGGCGCCCTCGCCTGGCTGTGGGCGCGCAGTCCGCGGACGGTGCCGATCCCCGGTTTCCGCAGCGTCGCCCAGGCCGAGGAGAACGCGACGGCCCTCCAGCTCGGCCCCCTGTCCGCGGCCCAGTTCTCCGAGGTCTCCGAACTGCTGCGGTGAGGAGGCGCCCGCCCGCCCGACCGCGCGGACACCTGACGCGTGACACCTGACGCCAGACACCTGACGCCTGATGTCTGACGCCGGACCCCGGACCCCGAGTCGGGGCCTTGGAGCACTGTTCTCGCCGTTGATCGGTGCTCCGGCCGGTGGCATGCTGAGCGCATGGGAGCGATCAAGGGGGCCAGGGAGCGGGCCCGGAGCGAGATCACGGCGAGCATCAAGGACGAGGCGCGACGTCAGCTCGCCGCCACCGGGGCGGCTCAGCTGTCGGTGCGAGCGGTGGCGCGCGAACTCGGCATGGTGTCGTCCGCCGTCTACCGGTACTTCCCGAGCCGCGACGAACTCCTGACCGCGCTCATCATCGACGCCTACGACGAGCTGGGCCGGCACGCCGAGAAGGCCCTGCGCGCCGCCGCCCCGGACGCCGCCCCCACCGACCGGTGGATCGCGGTGTGCCGGGCGGCCCGCGCCTGGGCGCTGGCATATCCGCACGAGTACGCGCTGATCTACGGATCTCCCGTGCCCGGTTACGCGGCCCCGCAGGACACCGTCGCCCACGCCTCGCGCCTGGCCCGGATCCTGCTCCGGATCGCCTCCGACGCCCACGCCGCGGGTGAGCTGGCCCCGCCGCCGGCCGGTGAGCCGCCGTCCGAGGTGCGGTCCGACGGCGATCGGCTCGCGGCCGAGCTGGCTCCGGGGCTGCCCGCCGCCAACACCACCTCCCTGGTGGCCGCGTGGGCGCAGCTGTTCGGCCTCATCGGGTTCGAGGTGTTCGGGCAACTGGAGAGGGTCATCGAGGTCCGGACCCGGGAAGAGTTCTTCGTCCACGCCTGTGCGGGTCTCGCCCGCGAGGTGGGCCTCACGGCGCGGCGCGCCCGTACCCCGGGGTCGAACGAGCCGTCCTGACCTGCCCCGTCCCCGTCCCCGTCCCCGTCACCGTCCCCTCTCCTTCCCCGTCCTGGCCTGACCTGTCCCGTACGAAGTTCCCGTGATCATCGCCACGTGGGCGAGAGCACTGCTCTTGACAGTGAGCGCTGATCCTGGAGACTATCGCTCCTGTAAGAGAGCAGTGCTCTCTCTTTGAGTGGCCGTCCGTTCTTCCTCGGGCCGCTCTCACCTCCGGGAGGACCGACCGACATGACCACCATCGACTCGACAACCGACACCGCTGCCGGCTCCGCCACCGCCCCTGCCACCGGTCCCGCCGCCGAGACCCCCGCCGAGACTCCCGCTGAGACCCCCGGCGTGGTCACCGGCCGGCCGCTGGCCTGGCTGCGGGTCGAGGCGCTGGCCACCGCCGCCGCCGGCCTCGCCGTCTTCGCCGCCACCGGGCAGCCCTGGTGGCTGGTCCCGGCGCTGTTCCTGGCCCCCGACCTGTTCATGCTCGGCTATCTCGCGGGCCCGAAGGCTGGCGCCTGGATCTACAACCTCGCGCACTCGGCGCCGCTGCCGCTGGCCCTGCTCGCCGCCGGCCTCGGTTGGCACATCGCCGCGCTGACCGTGGCGGGCGCCATCGGCCTGTTCCACATCGGACTCGACCGCGCGATAAAGGCGGGCCTCAAGTACGACCACGGCTTCGCCGTCACCCACCTGGGCGTGGCAGGGAAGCGCTGATGGCTGGGGCCTCTCGCGCCGAGAGGCCCGGGCCCTGTCCGGTCCGGGCGATCTTGTCGGACAGGGCCTAGGGCGTGTTTCGAAAGTAGCGCCGTCCGCCCGTAGGGCGGGGCTCGCGGCGTCTGGTGCGTGCGATCGCAAGGCGGAGGATCGTCCTCGTACTGGACGTACTTGGACGACTCCGACAACGCAGCGAGCGTGCGTGCCAGGCGTCGCGAGCCAGGCGGGACTTTCGAAACACGCCCTAGCCGCCCCGCCGTTCGCTCGTCCGCCGGTCGTTTGTCAGCCGGTCGCGCAGGCGGGCAGCGTCCTGGGCGGGCGGGAGGCCGTACGCGCGCCGGTACTCCCGGTTGAACTGCGTCGCGCTCACGTACCCGACCGCTTCCGCGGTGAGCGCCGCCGTGGTGTCGCCCGTGACCAGCCGTCGACGTGCCTCCTGGAGCCGCAGCTGCTTCTGGAAGCGCAGGGGGCTCATCCCGGTGGCGGCCTTGAAGCGGCGGTGCAGGGTGGCCGGGCTCAGGTGCGCCATGGCCGCGAGCGCGTCGATGCTGAGCGGCTCGGTGTAGTGCGCCGAGATCCACGCGGCCGCCGCGCGCACCCGGGCCGCGCTCGAACCGGACAGGGTGAACTGGCGCAGCGCCGCGCCGAGCGGGCCGCTGAGCAGCCGGTAGAGGATCTCGCTCTCGGTGCGGGCCGCCAGCGCGCGTATGTCGTCCGGAGTGTCGAGCAGCCGCACCCAGCGGGTGACCGCGTCGACGAGTTGCGGGGGTATGGGGGCGGAGATCTGCTCACCGGCGGTGGGCGACGTGGGGGGCTCCGCGTCGTCCAGCTCGACCAGCAGATCGGCGAGCATCCCGCTGTCGAGCCGCAGCACCGCGGCGCGGTACGGCACCCGCTCGAAGACGGCGGTGACCGGCAGGACGAGCGAGTTGAGGAACATCTGGCCGCGTCCGGTCACCCACTGCCGGTCGCCGGCGACGCCGCGTTTGGCTCCGTCGGCTATGAAGCAGATCATCGGCTCGTAGACGATGTCGACGGGCGCGACGAGCTCGTCGAGCGCGACCACTGTGAGGCGCGGCACCGCGGTATCGGACCACAGGCCGTCGCTGTGCCGGGCGATGGCCGCCGCGAGATCGTCCAGCATGGAATGCTCCCCGTTCCCCAATCCCCGTTCCCCGCTCCCTGCCACTCCCGGCTCCGTATCCACTGAGAGTATTAGGCAAGTCTATGCGGTCCGTGCCCCATGCCTCCGCAGGTGGCACGCCCCTAGCGTTGACGGCATGACAGAGAAAGACAAGAGCAGCAGCCTGCCGAAGCGCGCGCTCGGTACCCAGGGTCTGGAGGCCGGGGCGATCGGCCTCGGCACGATGGGCATGACCATGGCGTACGGCACCGGCGACGAACCGGGCGGCCTCGCCACCATCCGCCGGGCGTACGAGCTGGGCGTCACCCTCTTCGACACCGCCGAGCTGTACGGCATGGGCACCGGCAGCAACGAGCAACTGCTCGGCCGGGCCGTGAAGGACTTCCGCGACGAAGTCGTCATCGCCACCAAGTTCGGCTTCGACCTGAGCGACCCCGAGTCGGTCGGAGCCGCGCTGGACAGCCGGCCGGAGCACATCCGCGAGGTCACCGAGAACAGCCTGCGCCACCTCGGCACCGA
It encodes the following:
- a CDS encoding DUF4260 domain-containing protein; this translates as MTTIDSTTDTAAGSATAPATGPAAETPAETPAETPGVVTGRPLAWLRVEALATAAAGLAVFAATGQPWWLVPALFLAPDLFMLGYLAGPKAGAWIYNLAHSAPLPLALLAAGLGWHIAALTVAGAIGLFHIGLDRAIKAGLKYDHGFAVTHLGVAGKR
- a CDS encoding AraC family transcriptional regulator, whose product is MLDDLAAAIARHSDGLWSDTAVPRLTVVALDELVAPVDIVYEPMICFIADGAKRGVAGDRQWVTGRGQMFLNSLVLPVTAVFERVPYRAAVLRLDSGMLADLLVELDDAEPPTSPTAGEQISAPIPPQLVDAVTRWVRLLDTPDDIRALAARTESEILYRLLSGPLGAALRQFTLSGSSAARVRAAAAWISAHYTEPLSIDALAAMAHLSPATLHRRFKAATGMSPLRFQKQLRLQEARRRLVTGDTTAALTAEAVGYVSATQFNREYRRAYGLPPAQDAARLRDRLTNDRRTSERRGG
- a CDS encoding TetR/AcrR family transcriptional regulator — encoded protein: MGAIKGARERARSEITASIKDEARRQLAATGAAQLSVRAVARELGMVSSAVYRYFPSRDELLTALIIDAYDELGRHAEKALRAAAPDAAPTDRWIAVCRAARAWALAYPHEYALIYGSPVPGYAAPQDTVAHASRLARILLRIASDAHAAGELAPPPAGEPPSEVRSDGDRLAAELAPGLPAANTTSLVAAWAQLFGLIGFEVFGQLERVIEVRTREEFFVHACAGLAREVGLTARRARTPGSNEPS